In Arachis hypogaea cultivar Tifrunner chromosome 17, arahy.Tifrunner.gnm2.J5K5, whole genome shotgun sequence, a single window of DNA contains:
- the LOC112766792 gene encoding NDR1/HIN1-like protein 6 has product MGDNQRIHPLHHDVESPPSPPPPQPLAPLVPRNMSRSDKGDPELSNQQPPPPPPPPARNRRSRRGCCCKFLCWFISILLIVVVAIGATVGILYLVFRPKLPKYSINEIGVTRFDLSNNDSLSVTFNLTITARNPNKRIGIDYRGGSHISAYYNGTKLCDGSLPKFYQGHHNTTVLNIPLSGEAENATALENSLTQQLQQSGSVPLRLKAKQPVRIKFGKLKLFKITFRVRCWIVVDNLNANNSIRIKSSSCKFRLKL; this is encoded by the coding sequence ATGGGAGATAATCAGAGAATCCACCCTCTTCATCATGATGTTGAATCACCACCATCGCCGCCACCGCCACAACCATTGGCACCTTTGGTGCCAAGGAACATGTCCAGATCGGATAAAGGCGATCCGGAGTTGTcaaatcaacaaccaccaccacctcctcctcctcctgctCGCAACAGAAGATCAAGAAGAGGTTGCTGCTGCAAATTCCTATGTTGGTTTATAAGCATATTGCTTATCGTGGTGGTGGCGATCGGCGCAACAGTGGGTATACTTTATCTTGTGTTCAGGCCGAAGCTTCCGAAATACTCCATCAACGAAATTGGGGTGACAAGATTCGATCTTTCAAACAACGATAGCTTAAGTGTCACATTCAACTTGACAATAACAGCTCGGAATCCAAACAAGAGAATTGGAATCGATTACAGAGGTGGAAGCCACATTAGTGCTTATTACAATGGCACAAAACTATGTGATGGATCGTTACCGAAATTCTACCAAGGTCACCATAACACTACAGTTCTTAACATTCCTCTTTCAGGGGAAGCAGAAAATGCAACAGCTTTGGAGAATTCATTGACGCAACAACTGCAGCAAAGTGGAAGTGTTCCTCTTCGGTTGAAGGCCAAGCAACCGGTGAGGATTAAGTTTGGGAAGTTGAAGCTATTCAAGATCACCTTCAGGGTTAGGTGCTGGATTGTTGTGGATAATCTTAATGCTAATAACTCTATTAGAATCAAGAGCAGTAGCTGCAAGTTCAGGCTCAAGTTATAG
- the LOC112765538 gene encoding uncharacterized protein At1g65710 isoform X2 gives MGACLSKKKGSTTSPGATFQVPSKLKDSENGGVTATLSKPTNPEMNLNNEKNTVQEKHDTVVVAAAHEGENQVKKEIFIIKHRKSHDERSSKIQPCTAQQNLSAYSNDGSSSESAESMGNNKNKIAPSTPNIAASGVRTSSCTKEEVDAILIQCGRLSRSSSGRAASSSGGRKYSGSKRSFDFDHCDNDANSNDDDQRRGNATTTDNSDLCEEYDGVATGNRHRAQHRQRNRQSPRPSPRRRTPSRERDQQQNQRSSSRERRVSRSPGRRSSETTNGANGNGSNNGNGNHNNVGSTRPGKLVSVPATVTSLVMDKSNNGIGGGESAAATGVKRITVKRNVGECGVAGSRGAASPRSQSPARAQSPARAQSPARALSPARAHSPARGNNGNAGNQQQQPSISRNNSSRKTEQSPYRRNPLNEIDPNSLSYPQSNANNSSSSNKVQNRPKKDAEAEANQKGVTANCKVKEQQEEESKGMASMNNDNVVVKTMVPSGVADNIKPQSLTRSRSSRRSRDLDLNPETLINPVPQSYTSLLLEDIQNFHQKNTNTTQPSISLPACLSKACSILEAVADLNSTTSPNFSAGAFSEDKKTPSLGANNSSNHYAKKRVEPFVESEVVVSDDVMEPSLHKYVTVKRGGSVCGVVDMEDQESSGSNSFITQSGQIQQQNQWGISSNTWEANSADSTDCWSSRLMEGSDAVAEARKALNCKKRECDDHQHSSGIGRGRLSGSSSSSSKVLHHHNSIPVAST, from the exons ATGGGTGCATGTTTGAGCAAGAAGAAAGGGTCAACTACTTCTCCAGGTGCAACTTTTCAGGTTCCTTCTAAGTTAAAGGATTCTGAAAATGGTGGTGTCACCGCCACCCTATCCAAACCCACCAACCCAGAAATGAACCTCAATAATGAGAAGAACACAGTGCAAGAGAAACATGACACAGTAGTGGTAGCAGCAGCGCATGAAGGTGAAAACCAAGTGAAAAAAGAGATTTTTATCATTAAGCACAGGAAGAGCCACGATGAAAGGAGCTCCAAGATTCAACCTTGCACTGCTCAGCAGAACCTGTCAGCATATTCAAATGATGGGTCATCCTCAGAATCTGCCGAATCAATGggaaacaacaagaacaaaattgcACCTTCTACACCAAACATTGCTGCTAGTGGTGTGAGGACCTCAAGCTGCACAAAAGAAGAGGTGGATGCAATTCTGATCCAGTGTGGGAGGCTCAGCAGAAGCTCTTCTGGTAGAGCTGCCTCTTCTTCTGGTGGGAGAAAGTACTCAGGCTCAAAGAGAAGCTTTGATTTTGATCACTGTGACAATGATGCTAATTCCAATGATGATGACCAAAGGAGGGGCAATGCTACTACAACTGACAACAGTGATTTGTGTGAGGAATATGATGGGGTAGCCACCGGGAACCGCCACCGTGCCCAACACCGCCAGCGCAACCGCCAGTCACCAAGGCCTTCTCCAAGGAGAAGGACCCCAAGCAGGGAACGGGACCAGCAGCAGAATCAAAGGTCCAGCAGCAGGGAGAGGAGGGTGAGTAGATCTCCTGGAAGAAGGTCATCAGAGACAACAAACGGTGCCAATGGCAATGGAAGCAACAATGGAAATGGCAACCACAATAATGTAGGTTCTACTAGGCCTGGGAAGTTGGTGTCCGTTCCTGCCACTGTTACATCACTGGTCATGGATAAGAGTAACAATGGAATTGGTGGAGGAGAATCTGCAGCCGCTACAGGTGTCAAAAGGATAACTGTTAAGAGAAATGTTGGTGAATGTGGTGTGGCTGGTTCAAGGGGTGCAGCATCACCACGGTCTCAGTCTCCCGCAAGAGCACAATCTCCCGCAAGAGCACAATCTCCCGCAAGAGCACTCTCTCCTGCAAGAGCACACTCTCCTGCAAGAGGAAACAATGGGAATGCAGGGAATCAGCAGCAACAACCTTCAATTAGCCGCAACAACTCGTCAAGGAAAACTGAACAGTCTCCTTATAGAAGGAATCCATTGAATGAGATTGATCCTAATTCCCTTTCTTATCCACAGTCAAATGCCAACaatagcagcagcagcaacaaggTGCAAAACAGACCCAAGAAGGACGCTGAAGCAGAAGCTAATCAG AAAGGTGTTACTGCAAATTGCAAGGTGAAGGAGCAACAAGAGGAAGAGAGCAAGGGAATGGCATCAATGAACAATGACAATGTTGTGGTGAAGACAATGGTGCCATCAGGTGTTGCTGACAACATCAAACCCCAATCTCTAACAAGAAGCAGGTCTTCAAGAAGATCAAGGGACTTAGATCTCAACCCTGAAACACTAATTAACCCTGTACCACAGTCCTACACCTCCCTCCTCCTTGAAGACATCCAAAACTTCCACCAAAAGAACACAAACACAACACAGCCTTCCATTTCTCTCCCAGCTTGTCTCTCCAAAGCTTGCTCGATCCTCGAAGCTGTTGCCGATCTCAACTCCACCACAAGCCCAAACTTCTCTGCTGGTGCATTCTCTGAGGACAAGAAAACTCCATCACTAGGTGCGAATAACAGTAGCAACCATTATGCAAAGAAGAGGGTGGAGCCATTTGTGGAATCCGAGGTAGTTGTGAGTGATGATGTGATGGAACCAAGCTTGCACAAGTATGTGACAGTGAAGAGGGGTGGTTCAGTTTGTGGGGTAGTGGACATGGAAGACCAAGAATCTTCAGGTAGCAACAGCTTCATCACTCAAAGTGGCCAAATACAACAGCAAAATCAGTggggcatttcatcaaacacatgggaAGCAAACTCAGCTGATTCAACAGATTGTTGGAGCTCAAGGTTGATGGAAGGTAGTGATGCTGTGGCTGAAGCTAGAAAAGCATTGAACTGCAAGAAAAGAGAGTGTGATGATCATCAACATAGCAGCGGAATCGGGCGCGGAAGGCTTAGtggttcttcctcttcttcttctaaagtTCTTCATCACCACAACAGTATACCTGTTGCATCAACATAA
- the LOC112765538 gene encoding uncharacterized protein At1g65710 isoform X1, whose translation MGACLSKKKGSTTSPGATFQVPSKLKDSENGGVTATLSKPTNPEMNLNNEKNTVQEKHDTVVVAAAHEGENQVKKEIFIIKHRKSHDERSSKIQPCTAQQNLSAYSNDGSSSESAESMGNNKNKIAPSTPNIAASGVRTSSCTKEEVDAILIQCGRLSRSSSGRAASSSGGRKYSGSKRSFDFDHCDNDANSNDDDQRRGNATTTDNSDLCEEYDGVATGNRHRAQHRQRNRQSPRPSPRRRTPSRERDQQQNQRSSSRERRVSRSPGRRSSETTNGANGNGSNNGNGNHNNVGSTRPGKLVSVPATVTSLVMDKSNNGIGGGESAAATGVKRITVKRNVGECGVAGSRGAASPRSQSPARAQSPARAQSPARALSPARAHSPARGNNGNAGNQQQQPSISRNNSSRKTEQSPYRRNPLNEIDPNSLSYPQSNANNSSSSNKVQNRPKKDAEAEANQNPCSLQKGVTANCKVKEQQEEESKGMASMNNDNVVVKTMVPSGVADNIKPQSLTRSRSSRRSRDLDLNPETLINPVPQSYTSLLLEDIQNFHQKNTNTTQPSISLPACLSKACSILEAVADLNSTTSPNFSAGAFSEDKKTPSLGANNSSNHYAKKRVEPFVESEVVVSDDVMEPSLHKYVTVKRGGSVCGVVDMEDQESSGSNSFITQSGQIQQQNQWGISSNTWEANSADSTDCWSSRLMEGSDAVAEARKALNCKKRECDDHQHSSGIGRGRLSGSSSSSSKVLHHHNSIPVAST comes from the exons ATGGGTGCATGTTTGAGCAAGAAGAAAGGGTCAACTACTTCTCCAGGTGCAACTTTTCAGGTTCCTTCTAAGTTAAAGGATTCTGAAAATGGTGGTGTCACCGCCACCCTATCCAAACCCACCAACCCAGAAATGAACCTCAATAATGAGAAGAACACAGTGCAAGAGAAACATGACACAGTAGTGGTAGCAGCAGCGCATGAAGGTGAAAACCAAGTGAAAAAAGAGATTTTTATCATTAAGCACAGGAAGAGCCACGATGAAAGGAGCTCCAAGATTCAACCTTGCACTGCTCAGCAGAACCTGTCAGCATATTCAAATGATGGGTCATCCTCAGAATCTGCCGAATCAATGggaaacaacaagaacaaaattgcACCTTCTACACCAAACATTGCTGCTAGTGGTGTGAGGACCTCAAGCTGCACAAAAGAAGAGGTGGATGCAATTCTGATCCAGTGTGGGAGGCTCAGCAGAAGCTCTTCTGGTAGAGCTGCCTCTTCTTCTGGTGGGAGAAAGTACTCAGGCTCAAAGAGAAGCTTTGATTTTGATCACTGTGACAATGATGCTAATTCCAATGATGATGACCAAAGGAGGGGCAATGCTACTACAACTGACAACAGTGATTTGTGTGAGGAATATGATGGGGTAGCCACCGGGAACCGCCACCGTGCCCAACACCGCCAGCGCAACCGCCAGTCACCAAGGCCTTCTCCAAGGAGAAGGACCCCAAGCAGGGAACGGGACCAGCAGCAGAATCAAAGGTCCAGCAGCAGGGAGAGGAGGGTGAGTAGATCTCCTGGAAGAAGGTCATCAGAGACAACAAACGGTGCCAATGGCAATGGAAGCAACAATGGAAATGGCAACCACAATAATGTAGGTTCTACTAGGCCTGGGAAGTTGGTGTCCGTTCCTGCCACTGTTACATCACTGGTCATGGATAAGAGTAACAATGGAATTGGTGGAGGAGAATCTGCAGCCGCTACAGGTGTCAAAAGGATAACTGTTAAGAGAAATGTTGGTGAATGTGGTGTGGCTGGTTCAAGGGGTGCAGCATCACCACGGTCTCAGTCTCCCGCAAGAGCACAATCTCCCGCAAGAGCACAATCTCCCGCAAGAGCACTCTCTCCTGCAAGAGCACACTCTCCTGCAAGAGGAAACAATGGGAATGCAGGGAATCAGCAGCAACAACCTTCAATTAGCCGCAACAACTCGTCAAGGAAAACTGAACAGTCTCCTTATAGAAGGAATCCATTGAATGAGATTGATCCTAATTCCCTTTCTTATCCACAGTCAAATGCCAACaatagcagcagcagcaacaaggTGCAAAACAGACCCAAGAAGGACGCTGAAGCAGAAGCTAATCAG AATCCATGTTCATTGCAGAAAGGTGTTACTGCAAATTGCAAGGTGAAGGAGCAACAAGAGGAAGAGAGCAAGGGAATGGCATCAATGAACAATGACAATGTTGTGGTGAAGACAATGGTGCCATCAGGTGTTGCTGACAACATCAAACCCCAATCTCTAACAAGAAGCAGGTCTTCAAGAAGATCAAGGGACTTAGATCTCAACCCTGAAACACTAATTAACCCTGTACCACAGTCCTACACCTCCCTCCTCCTTGAAGACATCCAAAACTTCCACCAAAAGAACACAAACACAACACAGCCTTCCATTTCTCTCCCAGCTTGTCTCTCCAAAGCTTGCTCGATCCTCGAAGCTGTTGCCGATCTCAACTCCACCACAAGCCCAAACTTCTCTGCTGGTGCATTCTCTGAGGACAAGAAAACTCCATCACTAGGTGCGAATAACAGTAGCAACCATTATGCAAAGAAGAGGGTGGAGCCATTTGTGGAATCCGAGGTAGTTGTGAGTGATGATGTGATGGAACCAAGCTTGCACAAGTATGTGACAGTGAAGAGGGGTGGTTCAGTTTGTGGGGTAGTGGACATGGAAGACCAAGAATCTTCAGGTAGCAACAGCTTCATCACTCAAAGTGGCCAAATACAACAGCAAAATCAGTggggcatttcatcaaacacatgggaAGCAAACTCAGCTGATTCAACAGATTGTTGGAGCTCAAGGTTGATGGAAGGTAGTGATGCTGTGGCTGAAGCTAGAAAAGCATTGAACTGCAAGAAAAGAGAGTGTGATGATCATCAACATAGCAGCGGAATCGGGCGCGGAAGGCTTAGtggttcttcctcttcttcttctaaagtTCTTCATCACCACAACAGTATACCTGTTGCATCAACATAA